A genomic window from Bradyrhizobium lupini includes:
- a CDS encoding HAD family hydrolase: MDPGQFDLIIFDCDGVLVDSELLSCQCLSDELSESGISLTLAQALELFLGRSTSAITRHYRELGHAMPVDFPSRLKSRVLMAFEKALHPVSDVDMILSGLRAPFCVASSSDIDRVALSLDVTGLRAHFGDRIYTAQMVRHGKPAPDLFLYAAEQMGAQPARTLVIEDSPSGVQAGKAAGMTVWGFAGGSHYRGRDGQAILSGAGADRVFARMIDFWKDA, encoded by the coding sequence ATGGATCCTGGTCAGTTCGATCTCATTATCTTCGATTGCGACGGTGTGCTCGTCGACAGCGAGCTGTTGAGCTGTCAATGCCTGTCGGACGAGCTGTCCGAATCCGGGATATCGCTGACACTTGCACAAGCGCTGGAGCTGTTCCTTGGACGAAGCACGAGCGCAATTACTCGGCATTATCGCGAGCTCGGCCACGCAATGCCGGTCGATTTTCCGTCCCGGCTGAAGTCGCGCGTGTTGATGGCGTTCGAAAAGGCGCTTCATCCGGTTTCTGATGTCGATATGATCTTGTCGGGCCTGCGGGCACCATTCTGCGTGGCTTCCTCCAGCGACATCGACCGTGTCGCGCTCTCCCTTGACGTCACCGGCCTGCGGGCGCATTTCGGCGACCGGATCTACACCGCGCAGATGGTCAGGCACGGCAAGCCGGCGCCCGATCTCTTTCTGTACGCGGCCGAGCAGATGGGCGCGCAACCTGCGCGCACGCTGGTGATCGAGGATAGTCCGAGCGGCGTGCAGGCGGGCAAGGCGGCCGGCATGACGGTCTGGGGATTTGCCGGCGGCAGCCATTATCGCGGACGCGACGGGCAGGCTATACTGTCGGGTGCGGGGGCCGACCGGGTCTTCGCGCGCATGATCGATTTCTGGAAGGACGCCTGA